The proteins below come from a single Paroceanicella profunda genomic window:
- a CDS encoding LysR family transcriptional regulator, producing MDIEDLETFVAVADAGGVSAAARWLGLSKSIVSRRLFRIEAELGVQLLTRTTRGAALTEAGSAFRDHAARAAAEIETAREAIKPSGQLRGRLRVALPLSFGPTHFSPVLAQMARRHPHLQIQSVFSDRFVDLIAEGFDCAVRVGYLPDSSLIAKRVGPITGKLVASPDYVARHGAPATPEDVPEHEALMQGTELWQFIGDDGRPVKVQPRGRFKADSAMALAAAATAGLGIALLPDCIIHTHLAAGQLVEIMADYPLPPAAAYVVRPPGLHPSAKVRVLTEMLAEDIANNPVTWGREG from the coding sequence TTGGACATCGAGGATCTCGAAACCTTCGTGGCCGTGGCTGACGCGGGCGGAGTCTCGGCCGCGGCGCGCTGGCTCGGGCTGTCGAAGTCGATCGTCAGCCGCAGGCTGTTCCGCATCGAGGCCGAACTGGGCGTTCAGCTTCTCACGCGCACGACCCGCGGCGCGGCGCTGACCGAGGCGGGAAGCGCGTTTCGCGACCACGCCGCGCGCGCCGCCGCCGAGATCGAGACCGCGCGCGAGGCGATCAAGCCGTCGGGCCAGTTGCGCGGCCGGCTGCGCGTTGCGCTGCCCCTGTCCTTCGGCCCGACGCATTTTTCCCCGGTTCTGGCGCAGATGGCACGCCGGCACCCCCATCTGCAGATCCAGAGCGTGTTCAGCGACCGGTTCGTCGACCTGATCGCCGAGGGGTTCGACTGCGCGGTCCGCGTCGGCTATCTGCCCGACAGCAGCCTGATCGCGAAACGCGTGGGACCGATCACCGGCAAGCTCGTCGCAAGCCCGGACTATGTCGCGCGCCATGGGGCGCCCGCGACGCCCGAGGACGTCCCCGAACACGAGGCGCTGATGCAGGGGACCGAGCTCTGGCAGTTCATCGGCGACGACGGGCGCCCCGTCAAGGTTCAGCCACGGGGGCGGTTCAAGGCCGACAGTGCCATGGCGCTGGCCGCCGCCGCGACGGCGGGGCTTGGCATTGCCCTGCTGCCGGACTGCATCATCCATACCCATCTGGCCGCCGGGCAGCTCGTCGAGATCATGGCGGATTATCCGCTGCCCCCGGCGGCCGCCTATGTCGTGCGCCCGCCAGGTCTGCACCCCTCGGCAAAGGTGCGCGTGCTGACCGAGATGCTTGCCGAAGACATCGCGAACAACCCCGTGACGTGGGGGCGGGAGGGCTGA
- a CDS encoding AraC family transcriptional regulator — MAQHSMDPLASVVALLRPRPAVAKVVEAGGRWRVERSGMASPFYAAIVEGRARLSVKGRAPLMLDAGDFVLIPDLDSFSMESDLPPPPGASRVPLETGPGRVRVGPEGAPVEMRALVGHCRFATVDRALLLSLLPEVIHVPGQERLMALVPVIHDETRSDRPARLMILERLLEVMMIEALRSGPGPTRPPGLLRGLADPRLIAALHRIHSGAASGLTVAGLAREAGLSRSTFFERFRTALGCAPMEYAATWRMAVARDLLLRGGLTNAEIAHRVGYGSASAFGMAFARHQGMSPGAFVARHAGEEEEALSRP; from the coding sequence ATGGCTCAGCACAGCATGGACCCGCTCGCGAGCGTCGTCGCGCTTCTCCGGCCGCGCCCTGCCGTTGCGAAGGTGGTCGAGGCCGGAGGGCGCTGGCGTGTGGAGCGCAGCGGCATGGCCAGCCCGTTCTATGCCGCGATCGTGGAGGGGCGGGCGCGCCTTTCGGTGAAGGGGCGGGCCCCCCTGATGCTTGACGCCGGAGACTTTGTCCTGATCCCGGATCTCGACAGCTTCTCGATGGAGAGCGACCTCCCACCGCCCCCCGGTGCGTCCCGCGTGCCGCTGGAGACGGGCCCGGGCAGGGTGCGCGTCGGGCCGGAAGGGGCGCCGGTGGAGATGCGGGCCCTCGTCGGCCACTGCCGGTTCGCCACGGTGGACAGGGCGCTGCTGCTTTCCCTCCTGCCGGAGGTCATCCACGTCCCGGGGCAGGAGCGCCTCATGGCACTGGTTCCGGTCATCCATGACGAAACCCGGTCGGACCGCCCCGCACGCCTCATGATCCTGGAGCGCCTGCTGGAGGTGATGATGATCGAGGCGCTGCGGTCGGGCCCCGGGCCGACACGGCCTCCGGGCCTCCTGCGGGGATTGGCCGATCCCCGGCTCATCGCCGCCCTGCACCGCATCCACTCCGGCGCGGCAAGCGGTCTCACGGTCGCGGGGCTGGCCCGCGAGGCGGGCCTCTCGCGCTCGACCTTCTTCGAACGGTTCCGCACCGCGCTGGGATGTGCGCCGATGGAGTACGCGGCCACGTGGAGAATGGCGGTGGCGCGGGATCTTCTCCTGCGGGGCGGGCTGACGAATGCCGAGATTGCCCATCGGGTGGGATACGGCTCGGCCAGTGCCTTCGGCATGGCCTTTGCACGCCATCAGGGCATGTCACCCGGAGCCTTCGTCGCCCGGCACGCCGGGGAGGAGGAGGAGGCGCTTTCGCGGCCTTGA
- a CDS encoding RidA family protein, with protein sequence MAHREAVFPPGRHALYDAHRYSAAIRSGDLLFVSGQVGSRPDGAPEPDFGAQVRLAFANLAATLAAAGCGLDDIVDLTTFHTDPEAQFPEVMAAKAEIFPAPPYPNWTAVGVNWLAGFDFEVKVIARVPASA encoded by the coding sequence ATGGCCCATCGAGAAGCCGTTTTCCCGCCCGGCAGGCATGCGCTCTACGACGCGCACCGATATTCGGCGGCGATCCGCAGCGGCGATCTGCTGTTCGTGTCCGGGCAGGTCGGCAGCCGCCCCGACGGCGCGCCGGAGCCGGATTTCGGCGCGCAGGTGCGGCTGGCCTTCGCCAACCTTGCGGCAACGCTCGCGGCGGCCGGTTGCGGGCTTGACGACATCGTCGACCTGACGACGTTTCACACGGATCCCGAAGCGCAGTTTCCCGAGGTCATGGCGGCCAAAGCCGAGATCTTCCCGGCCCCTCCCTACCCGAACTGGACGGCTGTCGGCGTCAACTGGCTCGCGGGTTTCGATTTCGAAGTGAAGGTGATCGCCCGCGTGCCGGCATCGGCCTGA
- a CDS encoding oxidoreductase, producing the protein MKTWLITGCSSGFGRRLALAAARRGDRVVATARTVEAIREMALPFEGRMIAVPLDVTDSASARAAVERAVEAFGTLDILVNNAGYGFFGAIEEASPEEYRPMFEVNVFGLVETIRAALPVLRRGGGTIVNMSSSAGIAGHGGGGYYNAAKFAVEGLSEALADEVRPFGVRVVIVEPGPFRTEFLGRSIAMAAQEMPEYAASSRRRYRETNDGHQAGDPDKAVTVILRAVDADEPPLHLPLGPVAHGIAERKLAAFRKDIDTWRDVSINTDFDRP; encoded by the coding sequence ATGAAGACCTGGCTCATCACCGGTTGTTCAAGCGGATTTGGCCGCCGGCTCGCCCTCGCCGCGGCAAGGCGTGGCGATCGGGTTGTCGCCACCGCGCGCACTGTCGAGGCGATCCGGGAGATGGCCCTCCCGTTCGAGGGCCGCATGATCGCAGTGCCGCTCGACGTGACCGACAGCGCGTCGGCAAGGGCGGCCGTCGAGAGGGCGGTGGAGGCGTTCGGCACACTCGACATCCTCGTCAACAATGCCGGATACGGTTTCTTCGGCGCAATCGAGGAAGCATCGCCCGAAGAATATCGCCCGATGTTCGAGGTGAACGTGTTCGGTCTCGTCGAGACCATCAGGGCCGCCCTGCCGGTTCTCAGGCGCGGCGGCGGTACGATCGTCAACATGTCCTCGAGCGCGGGCATCGCGGGCCACGGCGGAGGTGGCTACTACAATGCCGCCAAGTTCGCCGTCGAAGGCTTGTCCGAGGCGCTGGCGGATGAAGTCAGGCCATTCGGTGTGAGGGTGGTCATCGTCGAGCCGGGGCCCTTCCGAACGGAGTTCCTGGGCCGCTCCATAGCCATGGCGGCGCAGGAGATGCCGGAATATGCCGCGAGCTCGCGTCGTCGGTATCGCGAGACGAACGACGGCCACCAGGCGGGCGATCCCGACAAGGCGGTCACCGTGATCCTTCGGGCCGTGGACGCCGACGAGCCCCCGCTGCACCTGCCTCTCGGCCCGGTCGCCCATGGGATTGCGGAGCGGAAGCTGGCCGCGTTCCGCAAGGATATCGACACATGGCGGGACGTTTCGATCAACACCGATTTCGACCGTCCCTGA
- a CDS encoding SDR family oxidoreductase, with protein MPRILITGCSSGFGRAIALRFLDAGWEVVATMRRPAPEGLPTSDTLRVMALDVTDPHSISAAVAAAGQIDALVNNAGVGMLNVLEGTGIDRARELIETNLIGTMAMTKAVMPAMRARQSGVIVNISSSVTLRPLPALSIYSASKAAMNAFTESFALEAAEHGVRARLVLPGSAPETAFGRNAVARMGMDIPQAYARLVETFLQSLHTAAEKTTALDVADAVWRAVTDPAAPLMLPAGADAETWFRDRGQPPRPLPATSNGNGNGNGNGNGNEDRTSPPQPRNRAPR; from the coding sequence ATGCCCCGTATTCTCATCACCGGCTGCTCGTCAGGGTTCGGCCGAGCCATCGCCCTGCGCTTCCTCGACGCCGGCTGGGAGGTGGTCGCAACGATGCGCCGCCCGGCCCCCGAGGGGTTGCCGACCTCGGACACCCTGCGCGTGATGGCGCTCGACGTGACCGATCCGCACAGCATCTCGGCTGCCGTGGCCGCGGCAGGGCAGATCGACGCGCTGGTCAACAACGCGGGCGTGGGAATGCTGAACGTGCTGGAAGGCACCGGGATCGACCGCGCGCGCGAGTTGATCGAGACCAATCTCATCGGCACCATGGCGATGACGAAGGCGGTGATGCCGGCCATGCGGGCGCGCCAGAGCGGGGTCATCGTCAACATCAGCTCCAGCGTCACGTTGCGCCCGCTGCCCGCGCTCTCTATCTATTCCGCCAGCAAGGCCGCGATGAACGCCTTCACCGAGAGCTTCGCGCTCGAGGCCGCGGAGCACGGCGTGCGGGCCCGGCTGGTGCTGCCCGGCAGCGCGCCCGAAACTGCCTTTGGCAGAAATGCCGTGGCGCGCATGGGCATGGACATTCCCCAGGCCTATGCCCGGCTGGTGGAGACCTTCCTGCAGTCGCTGCACACAGCGGCCGAGAAAACGACCGCCCTTGACGTGGCAGACGCGGTGTGGCGCGCGGTCACCGACCCGGCCGCACCGCTGATGCTTCCCGCCGGGGCGGATGCCGAGACGTGGTTCCGCGACAGGGGGCAGCCACCCCGGCCCCTGCCCGCCACGAGCAACGGCAACGGCAACGGCAACGGCAACGGCAACGGCAACGAGGATCGCACCAGTCCGCCGCAACCGCGCAACCGAGCCCCGCGATGA
- a CDS encoding LysR family transcriptional regulator: protein MEWSDVRIFLAIARSGTLGGAARALDLSHPTIGRRLRGLEQALGHSLFQRTAGGLVPTEEGRAILRLAEQMEESALAMERRLAGQEQHLRGTLRISSADWFGAFVLPPVVAEYSRAYPGVEIEILTGTRLFSLAQREADIAFRIVPFEAPDVIQRRLFGLTYGAYVARGTPDPTYGDGTGVRLITHDTSTGQFPDIAWLRDSFPNATLAVRSNNRNVQGRMCAQGVGIAVLPRAVGDKLPELRRLQLPSEPPARDIWMGYHRDLKGLQRLRAFIDLLAAHLANTPH, encoded by the coding sequence ATGGAGTGGAGTGACGTTCGGATTTTCCTTGCCATCGCTCGTTCCGGCACGCTGGGCGGGGCCGCGCGGGCGCTCGACCTCAGCCATCCGACCATCGGCCGCCGGCTTCGCGGTCTCGAGCAGGCGTTGGGCCACAGCCTGTTCCAGCGCACCGCCGGGGGCCTCGTGCCGACAGAGGAGGGGCGCGCCATCCTCCGTCTGGCCGAGCAGATGGAGGAGAGCGCACTGGCGATGGAGCGGCGCCTCGCGGGGCAGGAGCAGCATCTCCGGGGAACGCTCAGGATATCCTCCGCAGACTGGTTCGGAGCCTTTGTCCTTCCGCCTGTCGTGGCGGAGTATTCACGGGCCTATCCCGGCGTGGAGATCGAGATCCTCACGGGCACCCGGCTCTTCAGCCTGGCTCAGCGCGAAGCCGACATCGCCTTTCGGATTGTCCCCTTCGAGGCGCCCGACGTCATCCAGCGAAGGCTGTTCGGCCTGACCTATGGCGCCTATGTTGCACGGGGAACCCCCGATCCGACCTATGGCGATGGCACCGGGGTCCGCCTCATCACCCATGACACGTCGACCGGGCAGTTCCCCGATATCGCCTGGCTCAGGGACAGTTTCCCGAACGCCACCCTCGCCGTGCGATCCAACAACCGGAATGTGCAGGGGCGGATGTGCGCGCAGGGCGTCGGCATCGCGGTGTTGCCCAGGGCTGTCGGCGACAAGCTCCCGGAGCTGCGCCGGCTCCAGCTCCCGTCAGAGCCTCCCGCCCGCGACATCTGGATGGGGTATCACCGTGACCTGAAAGGCCTTCAGCGATTGCGAGCCTTCATCGATCTCCTCGCCGCTCACCTGGCCAACACCCCCCATTGA
- a CDS encoding hydrolase — protein sequence MTLRNGLDSLLRPEDSVLILIDHQPYQLANLNSHDPHMVVNNTVALAKSAKAFGVPTILTSVLAARGGLLFKPLTDVFPGQEVIDRTFINTWEDRKVVEVVEKTGRKQLIIAGLWTEVCVAMPTIQALGEGWDVTVVTDASGGTSVEAHEVAIQRMIRAGANMMTWLAVAAEWQRDWARTEHAEQLTEVMVQHAGGSGMAFLWEQQLLNTPVGG from the coding sequence ATGACACTTCGAAACGGACTTGATTCTCTTCTTCGCCCCGAGGATTCGGTTCTCATCCTGATCGATCACCAGCCCTACCAGCTTGCGAACCTGAACAGCCACGACCCGCATATGGTAGTGAACAACACCGTCGCCCTGGCCAAGTCCGCCAAGGCCTTCGGGGTTCCGACCATCCTCACCAGCGTCCTCGCAGCGCGCGGCGGGCTCTTGTTCAAGCCGCTCACCGATGTCTTCCCCGGTCAGGAGGTGATCGACCGGACCTTCATCAACACCTGGGAGGACCGCAAGGTCGTCGAGGTCGTCGAGAAGACCGGCCGCAAGCAGCTGATCATCGCCGGGCTCTGGACCGAGGTCTGCGTGGCCATGCCCACGATCCAGGCGCTTGGCGAGGGCTGGGACGTGACCGTCGTCACCGATGCCTCGGGCGGTACCTCGGTCGAGGCGCACGAGGTGGCGATCCAGCGCATGATCCGCGCAGGCGCGAACATGATGACCTGGCTTGCCGTCGCGGCGGAATGGCAGCGCGACTGGGCGCGGACCGAGCATGCGGAGCAGCTCACCGAGGTCATGGTCCAGCACGCCGGCGGCAGCGGCATGGCGTTCCTGTGGGAACAGCAGCTTCTGAATACGCCGGTCGGCGGCTGA
- a CDS encoding zinc-dependent alcohol dehydrogenase family protein produces the protein MTKTMKAAVLTRFGGPEAFEMREVPVPDVGPRQVRVRVHATAVNPLDYQVRRGDYADHVPLPAITGHDISGVIEELGSDVHEFAVGDEVYYTPRIFGAAGSYAEQHVADVELIGRKPSNLSHAEAASLTLVGGTVWEALVERARLKVGETILIHGGAGGVGTIAIQVARAIGARVITTARGRDHDFVRGLGADETIDFTTDDYVAAVAGLTGGTGVDVILDTIGGDTLARSPLALADAGRVVSLVDIARPQNLIEAWGRNATYHFIFTRQNRGKLDALTRLVERGRVKPVVAAILPLARVGEARAMLENSRAHGLRGKVVIDVSGEAGAPPSA, from the coding sequence ATGACCAAGACCATGAAGGCGGCCGTTCTCACCCGCTTCGGCGGTCCGGAAGCGTTCGAGATGCGCGAGGTGCCGGTGCCCGACGTGGGTCCGCGCCAGGTACGCGTGCGGGTGCACGCCACCGCCGTCAATCCGCTCGACTACCAGGTGCGCCGGGGCGACTACGCGGACCATGTGCCCCTGCCCGCGATCACCGGACACGACATCTCCGGCGTCATCGAGGAGCTTGGCTCCGACGTTCACGAGTTTGCCGTCGGCGACGAGGTCTACTACACCCCGAGGATATTCGGCGCGGCGGGCTCCTATGCCGAGCAGCACGTGGCGGATGTGGAGCTGATCGGCCGCAAGCCGTCCAACCTCTCACATGCCGAGGCGGCGAGCCTGACCCTCGTGGGCGGGACCGTCTGGGAAGCGCTCGTCGAGCGCGCCCGGCTGAAGGTCGGCGAGACGATCCTCATCCATGGCGGCGCGGGGGGCGTGGGCACCATCGCGATCCAGGTCGCCAGGGCGATCGGCGCGCGGGTGATCACGACCGCGCGGGGGCGCGACCATGACTTCGTGCGCGGGCTCGGCGCCGACGAGACGATCGACTTCACGACCGATGATTACGTCGCGGCGGTCGCCGGACTGACCGGCGGAACCGGCGTCGATGTCATCCTCGACACGATCGGCGGCGACACGCTGGCGCGGAGCCCCCTGGCACTGGCAGATGCCGGACGCGTGGTGAGCCTTGTGGACATCGCCCGGCCGCAGAACCTGATCGAGGCCTGGGGCAGGAACGCGACCTACCACTTCATCTTCACCCGCCAGAACCGCGGCAAGCTCGACGCGCTCACCCGGCTTGTCGAGCGCGGCCGGGTGAAGCCCGTGGTCGCGGCAATCCTGCCGCTCGCCCGGGTGGGCGAGGCGCGCGCCATGCTGGAGAACAGCAGGGCCCATGGACTGCGCGGCAAGGTGGTGATCGATGTCTCGGGTGAGGCCGGCGCGCCGCCCTCGGCCTGA
- a CDS encoding pirin family protein produces MSWNPALEPGCPGETGSDPIETLIIPRARDLGGFEVRRALPAPKRQMVGPFIFFDQAGPAELLTGQGIDVRPHPHIGLGTVTYLFRGDFHHRDSTGADQVIRPGALNWMVAGRGVTHSERTTAQARSGPNSLFGIQTWLALPEAHEDDAPSFEHHGKETLPMIEDNGVSLRLILGTAYGERAPAKLPSETFYADVTLAAGRRLPLPDEHEDRGIYIVDGTIRVAGQDYGAPQMMVFRPGDRITVEAGETGARIMILGGATLSGPRYIWWNFVASSRERIEAAKAEWREQRWGQGLFDLPADDRDEHIPLPA; encoded by the coding sequence ATGAGCTGGAACCCGGCCCTCGAGCCCGGCTGCCCGGGGGAGACAGGCAGCGACCCGATCGAGACGCTGATCATTCCGCGCGCGCGCGACCTTGGCGGCTTCGAGGTGCGTCGCGCGCTGCCCGCGCCGAAACGGCAGATGGTCGGACCGTTCATCTTCTTCGACCAGGCCGGACCGGCCGAGTTGCTGACGGGGCAGGGGATCGATGTGCGCCCGCACCCCCACATCGGGCTGGGGACCGTCACCTACCTGTTCCGCGGCGACTTCCACCACCGCGACAGCACCGGAGCCGACCAGGTGATCCGGCCGGGCGCGCTGAACTGGATGGTGGCCGGGCGCGGCGTCACCCATTCGGAACGCACGACGGCGCAGGCGCGCAGCGGCCCCAACAGCCTGTTCGGCATCCAGACCTGGCTCGCCCTGCCCGAGGCCCACGAGGACGACGCCCCGAGCTTCGAGCATCACGGCAAGGAGACCTTGCCGATGATCGAGGACAACGGCGTCTCGCTGCGGCTGATCCTGGGGACGGCCTATGGCGAGCGGGCGCCGGCAAAGCTTCCGTCGGAGACCTTCTACGCCGATGTGACGCTCGCGGCGGGCAGGCGGCTGCCGCTGCCGGACGAGCACGAGGACCGCGGGATCTACATCGTCGACGGCACGATCAGGGTCGCCGGGCAGGACTATGGCGCGCCGCAGATGATGGTCTTCCGTCCCGGCGACAGGATCACCGTAGAAGCCGGGGAAACCGGTGCCCGGATCATGATCCTCGGAGGTGCAACCCTTTCGGGCCCGCGCTACATATGGTGGAATTTCGTCGCCTCGTCGCGCGAGCGAATCGAGGCCGCCAAGGCCGAATGGCGGGAACAGCGCTGGGGACAGGGCCTGTTCGACCTGCCTGCGGACGATCGCGACGAACATATCCCGTTGCCCGCATGA
- a CDS encoding NAD(P)-dependent oxidoreductase, which translates to MQIGVIGLGSMGAPMAVALARAGHEVLGWNRSRVDPGGVPGVTLIGRPGDAFQADVVFTMLSDDAAIRDVVLAPDLLRSARKGLVHVVTSTISVAFARELARLHEEADLGYVSAPVLGRPNVAAHGALNILVGGKADAVAAIEPVLAPLGRKVWKLGDTPARANAAKLAANMMIAMAIEAMAESVALTEGVGLDRSDFFELVLGTLFSGRAYESYSAQIAARSFEPGFKARLALKDLRLAGDLSREIGRRLPMLDVVRDRLDSAVSAGLGEKDWSIMADIVDGGDRSAAAIPTQTGERK; encoded by the coding sequence ATGCAGATCGGAGTCATCGGTCTTGGCAGCATGGGCGCCCCCATGGCCGTCGCCCTCGCCAGGGCCGGCCATGAGGTGCTGGGCTGGAACCGCAGCCGCGTCGATCCCGGCGGGGTTCCGGGGGTCACGCTGATCGGGCGCCCGGGGGACGCTTTCCAGGCGGACGTGGTCTTCACCATGCTGTCCGACGATGCGGCGATCCGGGACGTGGTGCTGGCCCCCGACCTGTTGCGGAGCGCCCGCAAGGGACTGGTTCACGTCGTCACATCGACGATCTCGGTCGCGTTCGCCCGGGAATTGGCGAGACTGCACGAGGAGGCGGATCTGGGCTATGTGTCCGCCCCTGTCCTTGGGCGCCCCAACGTCGCGGCGCACGGGGCGCTGAACATACTGGTCGGCGGCAAGGCCGACGCCGTGGCCGCCATCGAGCCCGTGCTCGCCCCGCTCGGCAGGAAGGTGTGGAAGCTGGGCGACACCCCGGCCCGGGCCAACGCCGCCAAGCTTGCGGCCAACATGATGATCGCCATGGCGATCGAGGCCATGGCGGAAAGTGTCGCGCTGACCGAAGGCGTCGGGCTCGACCGCTCGGATTTCTTCGAGCTGGTCCTGGGCACGCTGTTCTCGGGCCGCGCGTACGAGAGCTACAGCGCGCAGATTGCCGCGCGATCGTTCGAACCGGGCTTCAAGGCCAGGCTCGCGCTCAAGGACCTGCGTCTCGCGGGCGACCTGAGCAGGGAGATCGGCCGCAGGCTGCCGATGCTCGACGTGGTGCGCGATCGCCTGGACAGCGCGGTATCGGCGGGCCTCGGAGAGAAGGATTGGTCAATCATGGCCGACATCGTGGACGGTGGCGACAGAAGCGCCGCCGCCATCCCGACACAAACTGGAGAACGGAAATGA
- a CDS encoding GNAT family N-acetyltransferase has protein sequence MTRPEPQISFEETETKGRFVARVPGVEGEGELTISKVSDVLIIADHTLVPDSMRGMGVGGALAESLIARARAKGQRIVPLCPFVRAQALRHPEWSDVIQG, from the coding sequence ATGACCCGACCCGAACCACAGATCTCCTTCGAGGAAACCGAGACCAAGGGACGGTTCGTCGCCCGTGTGCCGGGTGTCGAAGGCGAGGGTGAGCTGACGATATCGAAGGTGTCCGATGTGCTCATCATCGCCGATCACACGCTGGTGCCCGACAGCATGCGCGGGATGGGCGTCGGCGGCGCGCTGGCTGAAAGCCTGATCGCGCGGGCCCGGGCGAAGGGCCAGAGGATCGTGCCGCTCTGCCCGTTCGTGCGCGCGCAAGCCCTGCGGCATCCCGAGTGGTCCGACGTGATCCAGGGCTGA
- a CDS encoding alpha/beta hydrolase family protein, translated as MNRLIDRARHLPAPDAELTLAYSPIRLPLPGRSPLELRLTAPATGTGLPLVIFSHGYGPSNYIPSKDGYAPLVQFWAERGLAVIQPTHASSRVAGLGPDGPDAPFYWRERVAEMRAILDRLEDVERQAPAVAGRLDRRRIAVAGHSFGGHTSSLLLGATWRGEDFADPRVAAGLLLAAPGRGGAELTPASAARFPFFDVDFRAIRRPVMVVCGSEDDPQFTPRGPDWHADAFHDAPGAAALVTVAGVGHGLGGIAGWDAKETEAELPDALEATRRLSLAWLRGALGGDETDWDAARAALKGPAAGLAVLTEKDA; from the coding sequence ATGAACCGCTTGATCGACCGCGCCCGCCACCTGCCCGCGCCGGACGCGGAGCTGACCCTGGCCTACAGCCCGATCCGCCTGCCCCTGCCGGGCCGGTCGCCACTGGAACTGCGCCTGACCGCGCCGGCCACGGGCACCGGCCTGCCTCTCGTGATCTTCTCGCACGGCTACGGGCCGTCCAACTACATCCCCTCGAAGGACGGATACGCCCCTCTCGTGCAGTTCTGGGCGGAGCGCGGCCTTGCCGTGATCCAGCCCACGCACGCGAGTTCGCGTGTCGCGGGCCTGGGCCCGGACGGCCCCGACGCCCCATTCTACTGGCGCGAGCGCGTGGCGGAGATGCGCGCGATACTGGACCGGTTGGAGGATGTGGAACGGCAGGCCCCGGCGGTGGCGGGCCGGCTGGACCGGCGCCGGATCGCGGTGGCGGGCCATTCCTTCGGCGGGCACACATCGTCCCTCCTGCTGGGCGCGACATGGCGGGGCGAGGATTTCGCCGATCCGAGAGTGGCCGCCGGGCTTCTCCTCGCGGCTCCCGGACGGGGCGGCGCCGAACTCACCCCGGCGAGCGCCGCGCGCTTCCCCTTCTTCGATGTCGATTTCCGCGCGATCCGCAGGCCGGTGATGGTGGTGTGCGGGAGCGAGGACGATCCGCAGTTCACCCCGCGCGGGCCGGACTGGCACGCCGACGCCTTTCACGACGCCCCCGGGGCGGCGGCGCTTGTCACCGTCGCGGGGGTGGGCCATGGCCTTGGCGGCATCGCGGGCTGGGACGCGAAGGAAACCGAGGCCGAACTCCCCGACGCGCTGGAAGCGACCCGTCGTCTGAGCCTTGCCTGGCTGCGCGGCGCGCTCGGTGGCGACGAGACCGACTGGGACGCCGCGCGCGCGGCCCTGAAGGGGCCTGCCGCCGGGCTCGCTGTCCTGACGGAGAAAGACGCATAG
- a CDS encoding LysE family translocator — MTPTSYAAFLLICAVQSATPGPSTLLLVNNAIAFGWRRALVALSGDLAAIALLASLSVAGLGALLLAYPTAFLALRLVGAGYVLWLGWTYLRPAPPLPSDAPARTGAAGNLRSLWLRSFGIGFSNPKAVLFFTALFPQVLPPGSGPALLALLVATFLLVKLAILGGYALGAGRIAKRLRDPRQARIGRTLTGLFFLAFGLLLIRAALMPA, encoded by the coding sequence ATGACCCCGACCTCCTACGCCGCCTTCCTGCTGATCTGCGCCGTGCAGAGCGCGACGCCGGGCCCCTCGACGCTGCTTCTGGTCAACAACGCCATCGCCTTCGGCTGGCGGCGCGCCCTCGTCGCGCTGAGCGGAGACCTCGCGGCCATCGCGCTTCTGGCAAGCCTGTCCGTGGCGGGGCTGGGCGCGCTGCTTCTGGCCTACCCGACCGCCTTCCTGGCGCTGCGGCTTGTCGGGGCGGGATATGTCCTCTGGCTCGGCTGGACCTATCTGCGCCCGGCCCCGCCCCTGCCATCCGACGCGCCGGCGCGCACGGGCGCGGCGGGCAATCTGCGCAGCCTGTGGCTGCGCTCCTTCGGCATCGGCTTCAGCAATCCCAAGGCGGTCCTGTTCTTCACCGCGCTCTTTCCCCAGGTTCTGCCGCCGGGCAGCGGCCCTGCGCTGCTCGCCCTCCTCGTCGCGACCTTCCTTCTGGTCAAGCTGGCGATCCTCGGCGGCTACGCGCTCGGCGCCGGCCGGATCGCGAAGCGGCTGCGCGATCCCCGGCAGGCGCGGATCGGGCGCACCCTCACCGGTCTCTTCTTCCTGGCCTTCGGCCTGCTGCTGATCCGCGCCGCGCTCATGCCCGCCTGA